A single genomic interval of Lathyrus oleraceus cultivar Zhongwan6 chromosome 7, CAAS_Psat_ZW6_1.0, whole genome shotgun sequence harbors:
- the LOC127104818 gene encoding uncharacterized protein LOC127104818, with the protein MGYYLADGIYPEWATFVKTISMPQGEKKKLFAQHQESARKDVERAFGVLQSRFAIIRGPARAWHMDTLKHTIYACIILHNMIVEDERHTYGGNFDYSYDNVDINNSTTETFSGPHPNLATRLQRRVSIQEKQVYRKLQGDLVEYIWERFGHEDDEI; encoded by the coding sequence ATGGGGTATTATTTAGCAGATGGTATATATCCCGAGTGGGCTACATTTGTCAAGACTATTTCAATGCCACAGGgagaaaagaaaaaattatttGCTCAACATCAAGAATCGGCTAGAAAAGATGTGGAGCGagcatttggagtgcttcaatCTCGATTTGCAATTATACGTGGCCCAGCGCGTGCCTGGCACATGGACACTCTCAAGCATACCATATATGCCTGCATCATATTGCACAACATGATTGTGGAAGATGAACGACATACATATGGAGGTAATTTTGATTACTCTTATGATAATGTGGATATCAATAACTCAACAACTGAAACATTTAGCGGTCCTCATCCGAATCTTGCAACAAGACTACAAAGAAGAGTAAGTATTCAAGAAAAACAAGTTTATCGTAAACTTCAAGGAGATCTAGTTGAATATATTTGGGAACGTTTTGGacatgaagatgatgaaatttaA
- the LOC127104816 gene encoding glutathione S-transferase T3: MDPNHFHYQQAFFNYMQNYQNPNPQNSQIPLVPTNPAIFLPSPNNPNMYPIPQMNSNSMEFSTQVPPFSTQVPPFSTQVGTEKEERVVVKKRSREQFTREEDILLIQSWLNVSKDPIVGVDQKAESFWLRIVASYNQYRGQLREKLGGQLKCRWHRINGMVQKFVGCYKIALKGKKSGTSETDVMADAHAIFAQDQGTTFNLEYAWRLLKDEAKWRIVEESIGSFAKITKTYASGASSENPDTTSSYEFNSLSPMERPMGQKAAKRKGKASEIPNATQDAKNKRAITMDRLAQAKEDELELRVVQMMMKDTSTMNDSQRDIHEKYCNKMEKNMEYS; the protein is encoded by the coding sequence ATGGATCCTAATCATTTTCATTATCAACAAGCTTTTTTCAATTACATGCAAAATTATCAAAATCCTAATCCTCAAAATTCTCAAATTCCACTGGTGCCAACAAACCCCGCCATATTTCTTCCGTCACCAAACAATCCAAATATGTATCCTATACCTCAAATGAATTCTAATAGTATGGAATTCTCTACTCAAGTTCCACCATTTTCTACTCAAGTCCCACCATTTTCTACTCAAGTTGGTACTGAAAAAGAAGAAAGGGTTGTCGTTAAAAAAAGATCTCGAGAGCAATTTACAAGGGAAGAGGATATACTACTTATCCAATCATGGCTCAATGTTTCAAAGGATCCAATTGTGGGAGTTGATCAAAAGGCTGAGAGTTTTTGGTTAAGAATTGTTGCTAGTTATAACCAATATCGTGGGCAATTGCGGGAAAAGTTAGGGGGACAGTTAAAATGTCGATGGCATAGAATAAATGGCATGGTTCAAAAATTTGTTGGGTGTTACAAAATTGCTCTTAAAGGAAAGAAAAGTGGGACATCCGAGACCGATGTCATGGCAGATGCACATGCTATTTTTGCTCAGGATCAAGGTACAACATTCAATCTTGAGTATGCATGGCGATTGTTAAAAGATGAAGCTAAATGGCGCATCGTCGAAGAATCGATTGGAAGTTTTGCAAAAATAACAAAGACTTATGCTAGTGGGGCATCATCGGAGAACCCAGATACAACTTCAAGTTATGAGTTTAACTCGTTATCACCAATGGAGCGTCCAATGGGACAAAAAGCAGCAAAAAGGAAGGGTAAGGCATCCGAAATTCCAAATGCAACGCAAGATGCAAAGAATAAAAGAGCAATAACAATGGACAGACTTGCGCAAGCTAAGGAGGACGAGCTAGAATTAAGGGTAGTGCAAATGATGATGAAAGACACTTCTACTATGAACGATAGTCAACGAGATATTCATGAAAAATATTGTAATAAGATGGAAAAAAATATGGAATATAGTTAG